A segment of the Pseudomonas serboccidentalis genome:
TCGCAGACCGACCTGTTCGCCGATGGCGGTAACACCGGTTACAACAACTTCAGCGGCACGGCGCTCGACACCCCGGTGCCGGGCTTCGGCAACGTCATCGGCCTGTACAGCGCGCTGGGCAACAACCCGTTGCTCGGCCCGGCGTTGAAAAGCACCGGCCTCTACGCCAACGGCGTGACCCCGGCCTACGGCAATACGCTGAAAGTGGCGTCGATCGGCAAGGACTACAACGCGCGCAACGACGGGCAGTTCGGCTTTGCCTTCCGCTACATCGCCGAAGAACTCAACAGCACCGAGTTCGGCCTGTACATGGTCAACTACCACGCCAAGGAACCGACCATCGCCGCTGACCTCGGTGGCTACAAGGGCATCGACATGAATGCCCTGACCAACATGCTGTCCAGCGTGGCTGGCAGTCAGGCCGGGGCGCTGGCCAACGGTCTGGCCACCGCCGATGTGATGGGCAACATCCAGGCGCATCGGCGTTATGCCGAAGACATCCGCATGTACGGCTTCAGCTTCAACACCACCCTGGGCCAGGCTTCGGTATTCGGCGAAATTGCCTATCGGCCGAACCTGCCGATTGGTGTGGCTGCCACCAACGATTTGATCGGTGACCTGGCCAACGGTGCTGCGACTGCAGTGACCGGCAAAGCGATCAACGTCGGCGGGCAGATGGTCACCCTCGACAGCGAGATCAACAACGCCGAACGCGTCGAGGCGTTCAATACTTCGTTGGGCAGCATCTACAACTTCGGCCCGACGCTGTCGTTCGACTCGATGTTCGGCATCTTCGAACTGGCCTCCGAGCACCTGCGCGGCAGCAGCCTGCAATACACCGCCTACGACGGCAGCACGCGGTATTACGCCGGCACCGGCAACACCTCTTATGTGTCCGGCGGTGATCGCGATGATCAGGTCAACCGCAATTCCTACAGCTACACGGTGATGTTCAACGGCACCTGGAACGATGTGTACGCCGGGGTCAACGTTTCGCCCTACGTCGTCTACAAGGACGACTTCAAGGGCAACAGCTATCAGGCCGGCAACACCATCGAAGGGCGCAAGGCCTACACCCTGGGGATCAAGGCCAACTACCAGAACAAGCTCGAGGCCGAGGTGCAATACACCAACTTCTGGGGCGGCGGGCAGAACAACGGCATTCGCGACCGCGACAACGTCGGGTTCAACCTCAAGTACTTCCTTTGATAGCCAGAACACAGGCGCACCCCTTGTAGGAGTGAGCCTGCTCGCGATAGCGGATTTTCAGTCGCAGTAGAGGTTGTCTGACACACCGCTATCGCGAGCAGGCTCACTCCTACAACGGACTTTCGGTGATTTTCAGACCTCACTCCCATCTCGGAGATCGATCATGTTTTACTCATCACGATTCAGCAAAACCATGCTGGCGCTTGTTCTGGGCCTGACCGCTGGCAGCGCACTCGCCGCCATCACCCCGCAACAAGCCGAACAACTGAAAACCACCCTCACGCCCATGGGCGCGGAGCGTGCGGGCAACGCTGCCGGCTCCATCCCGGCCTGGACCGGTGGCATCACCCAGGCGCCGGCCGGCTACAAACCGGGGCAACATCACCCGGACCCGTACGCCGCGGACAAGCCGCTGTTCACCATCACCAAGGCCAATCTGGAGCAGTACAAGGCGCACCTGAGTCCCGGGCAGATCGCGCTGTTCAACAGCTACCCCGACACGTTCCAGATGCCGGTCTATCCGTCGCGTCGTTCGGGGTCGGCGCCGCAGTGGCTGTATGACAACACCTTGAAGAACGCGACCTCGGCCAAGCTGCTGGAGGGTGGCAGCGGATTCGCCGATGCCTACGGCGGTGTGCCGTTCCCGGTGCCCAAGGATGGCGTCGAGGTGTTGTGGAACCACATCACCCGTTATCGCGGCATCTACGTGGTGCGCCGCGCGTCCGAAGCCCCGGTGCAGCGCAACGGCAGCTTTGCGCTGGTCACCTCGCAGCAGGAAGCACTGTTCAATTTCTATCGTCTGGGCGGGCAGTACGCTGACCTGAAAAACATCCTGTTCTACTACCTCGCCTTCGTGAAAAGTCCGGCGCGGCTGGCCGGCGGTGCGGCGCTGGTGCACGAGATGCTCGACCAGCTCAAGGATCCGCGTCAGGCCTGGGTCTACGACGCTGGCCAACGCCGCGTGCGCCGTGCGCCGAACCTTGCGTATGACACGCCGATCGCCTCGTCCGATGGCCTGCGCACCGCCGACGACACCGACCTGTTCAATGGCTCGCCAGACCGCTACGACTGGACGCTCAAGGGCAAGCAGGAAATCTATATCCCCTACAACAATTACAAGGTCGGCAGCCCCGATGTGAAGTACGCGCAACTGCTCACCCCGGGCCATCTCAACCCGCAGTTCACCCGCTATGAGCTGCACCGCGTGTGGGTGGTCGAAGGCAACCTCAAGCCGGGCGCGCGGCATATCTATTCCAAACGTGTGCTGTTTCTCGACGAGGACAGCTGGGGCGCGGCACTGGTCGATCAATACGACGGGCGAGGGGAGTTGTGGCGGGTGTCGATGGCCTACCTGAAAAACTTCTACGACCTGCCGACCACCTGGAGCGCGCTGGACGTGTTCCACGATTTGCAGGCGCGGCGTTACTACGTGCAGAACCTCGACAACGAAGAAGCCTCCACCGTGGATTTCTCGCAGCCGGTGCCGGAAGACGCGTATTTCATGCCGTCGGCGTTGCGCCAACGCGGGACGCGGTGAGGCTGGGCCGTGTTCGTGGCGAGCCAGGCCTGTCGTCTCCCGACAGGCCTGGCTCGCGGCCTTCATACGAAGAAACGCCCTTGTGATTTGTTGCGCTCATTGTGTCTGAACAGCAGTTCTCGTCCCCGCTGTATCGTGGCTCGCGAGACGGCGATGTCGCGCTGCAGTGATGTCCGACTGATGAGGTTCGAGCTATCAACGCCCACGGCATCAGCCGCTCGATCAGTGGCTTGTCCCAGTCGCCCCTTGAGCCCTTCGGGGTAGAACTCATCCACGCCCAATGCATCGAATGCAGCGTTGATGGCATGGCTGTCCTGTTCCAGAAAGTCATCGAGTCGGGCCAGTGCGTTGTTCATTCGCTCGATCTTTTGTCCGGGCAGGCCATCCAGCGCTTTAGTGGCCTGGGTGGAGGCTTCGAAGTTGGGAATCCACGCGCCTTTGACCTCCAGCACTTTCGTCAGAAGGAAACCGGTAGCCATCACCGACAGGTTTTTCTGTCCGGTTTCGGATCGGGGGTTCAACGTCACGTCTTTTGCATACTGCAGTTTGGCCGTTACGTTATAGAAGGCGGTTTGTCCTTCATGCTTTATCTCTTCGGGATCCAGCCGTCGGGTTTGAGGGTATAGAGCAACGGTTAGATGGCGGGTCGCTTCGGCTTTTCCTGCCGCAGCATCGATCGACAACGAGGTGGCGACGGTCGCGATGACGGCTCCGCCGGGCCCCGTTGGCAAGGCCAGCAAGCCTGCCCCCAGCGCCAGGATGTGCCTGCCGGCGTTGTAGGCGTAACGTTGAAACAGCCTTTTGATGATGTCCCTTTTTCGCGTGCTGTTGTAGAGCTGGTAGTTCAGCGTGCCGACCCGTTTGTTCACTTCGGACAAAATGCTCGGGTAAGTCGCCAGTTCCTGGCGCAAGCTGGATTCTTCCTTTTGGTTGCCGTGACGATCGGTGTAGCGCAGCGGATTGTTCCCGACCATGACGTACAGGTTCAGTCCATCAATGGCCCCCGCCGGGTCGGGGCTGATCCAGCGTTGCAGCCAGGGGGCGTAATAGCGCGCACCGTAGTAATACAGCCCGCTGGCGTCGCGTTCCTTGCCGCAGTAGCGCAGGGTCCGGTAACGGGCTTGCACCGCAGAGCGGTTTGCGGACCACGCCGTACCGCCAAAGGGAAAGTATTCTTCCTGGCTGATCAGCAAGGCCTGATTGTCCAGCTCCAGCGTGCTTGAGCCGAGATGGTCTTCAAGGTTGTATCGCAGCTGATCGGTCTCGATCCCGGCGGGCTGACCTTCACGCCAGTGCAGACACCGAACGGTTCCCCGACCGGTTTGTATGTTGATGGTTTCGAGTCGCTGGCCTGTGCTGCTATTGATTTCAATCCCCGGTAAATAACGCACTTCACGGTTATGAGTTACCGAAGAGGTGTAAGTCGTATGGATCTTTCGTACTCGCTGACCACTGCTGTCGTAGTGGTAACGCTCATGGTCATTTCGGCCATCTTCGCGTTGCACCAGTACGACGCTGCTCAATTGGTTGCGTGGATTCCATTGCAGGCTTTTTCCGGGTTGCAGGTTTTGCAGATTGCCGTTGGCGTCGAAAGTGGCGGCCGCATCGGGCCGGTTGTCCCCCTGATTCCAGGAGAGCATCCGGTTGCTGTCGCCGGCAATGCTCAGGGTTCGGGTGTATTGATGGCCCTCGCGAACATGCTGCAGTTTGATCAGGTTACCGCGGCTGTCGTAGTCGTAGTGTCGGGTGTAGTTGAACAACTGGCTGGCGTCGATCGGGATTGCGGGCGAGGTAGCCAGCTGTAAGGGAGCCAAGTGACTGGCCGCTTCGCGCCCGCTGGCACGGGTCAACCGGGAGAGGCTGTCGTAAGTGAAGCGGCTGATGGCTTCGACCTTTTGATTGTTGCCGAACCTGGCGCTTTGAGCTTTGTCTTCGATTTGCATCACGTTGCCGACCGCATCGTACTGGTAATGCAGGTCCTGCAACGTGGTGCCCGATGCCGTGGCGGTCAGTGAGCGCAGCCGGCCGTTGGCCGGGTCGAACGTGGCGTTGCTGATGACGCCATTGCCCGAGGTCTGCGACTCCAGCTGTCCGGCCGCGTTGTAGACGAACGCCTTTGCCAGCGTTATTTCTTCAAGGCTGGCGTTGAGTTTCAGACTGACGGATTTGAGCTGCCCGGCAACGTCGAATGCAAAGCAATGCTGATGGTGTCCCGCATCGGTTTGCCTGATGACCGCACCGTCCGCGTCATAGCGCCAATGGGTCTGGTAGCCGGGGCCTGCCTCGTGCAACAGATTGCGCTGCGCCTGCTCCAGCGGCCAGTCCACGGGGGTCTCGCTGCACAGAAAGTGCCGCGTCTGACGGATAGGTTGCGAGCCGAAGGTGTATTCGTCGATCAGCAGCGTGCCTGCGTCGTCATCGTGTCTGATCAATTCACCGCACTGGTTGAGTGCTGCGCAGGCAGGTGAGTTGTCGCCGTAACTCAGGCGCTCGATGACACGGGCGGGCTGTTGCGGTGAGGCCTGGGTGATGGAGACCGGGCGTAGCTCGTGATCGAAAGCTGTCTTCCAGTGCCCTCCGAGCGAATCCCATTGCTCAAGCAACTGGCCGGCTTCGCCGGGAAAGCTCAAACGCCAGCCGGCATCGGCACTGTGCAGCCGCAGCACCTGGCCGGAAAAGCTCTTGATGCTGGTCAGCCCGGGGGGCATGGACGTGCTGGTTTGCCCCGCATCCCATTGTTGCGAACAGCGTGCGGCGGTGTCGTGGTGTGATGAAGTGATACGTGCCTGTGCGCGCTCTTCGGCCTTGCATCGGTAATAGTCAATGTGTCGCACGCTCAGCCCGCGGCTATCGATGGCATTGACTGTCGGCGTCCTGGCGTGAATCCCTTTGCTCATGCTGCATCTCCCGTCGAACCCGCCGGAGTGGCTGACATTTCATCGAAAGTGTCGTTCGCGTCTTCTTCGACGGTGTACCAGGGGTGGCGCGTCGTCCTGTGCAGCCAGACTTCACCGTTCGAATTGGCCAGGCGTACCTGAGTCAGGCGATTCAAGGCGTCGTAGTGATGTTCGTCGCAAGTATCCGGGGTGCCCGCAAACGTATGGTCGAGGCCGTGATGCCGGTCGGCAAAAAACGCTCGACAGGTTCGCACCGGCAAACCTTTGTTGTTGTATTCGACGCGCCCGCTGACCTTCCATCGTTGGGGGGCGAAGGCCTCTTTTGTTTTTCCTCCCTCGAGGGACGGCCGGCCCTGCTCATCGATGACATACGCAGGGCCGGGTTCAACTTTCTGTACGCGCTGCAGCGTACGTCCAGATCCGTCGAGGTCAGTCAGGTTCATCCGGATCTGTCGGGCAGCGTCGTCATCGGCAAACCGATCGGCGGACAGGCAAAGAATTCGCACAGGTGTCCGGGTCGAGATGAGGAGTTCCCGGTACAGTTTTTCCTCATCGGCATTTCGGCTCTGCGCCGTCGTCAGACGCGATCGGGTCGCTGCGCGGACATGCCCGTCTGGCAGGACGTCCTGACGGGTCACACAGCGCTTGAACCACGCCTTATCCGCCCGGGCTTCGGCGGACAATCGGCCCATCCAGCCACAGGGGGCGTAAAACATCGCGCTGGCCATGCCTTGCAGTGCCTCTTGTGGGTTTTCGATAACGCTGGCCGGATCGCTTGAAACCGGTTGCCGGTACTCGGCGACGGGTTTGAAGCCGATGAGGGTCTGATCTTTTTTCCGATAGAAGCTTCTGACGAGCATCTGGCCAAAGCCATCAAAAATACCTTCCTCGATGTTGCCGTTCGGGTCGGTGATTTGCCTGGGCTGAAAGGTTCGATAGTTGTAAGTGACGTGAGTGCTGCAGCCATCAGGCAATTTGAACTGCGTCGGCAAGCACCAGTAGGCGTCGTAGGTGATTTCGGTGACCCCGACGCTTTTATGCGTCTGCTGGGTTATTGCCCGATAAAAGCCCGCCAGACCAGAATAGGTCTGGAAGCCACTCTTGACCGACCAGACGGTTGAACCTGACGCCGATGACGGCAAGAAAAACGCCATGCGGTGATAACCGCTGGCCTCAAGCATGGTTTTTCCAGGGCGATCTTTTTCCACCAATACATCGAAGGCGCCGAGAGCGTCTTCATCCAGTTCGGCCGATTCGAGATGATCGACCAACGCTTCAAAATGCGCGACACCATCAGCCAGAACCGCGCCTGTCTTGCTGTCGCGATAGCGTTGAGCGGTCATTGAAGTGAGCGCGCGGCCGTTCACCCAAGCGTCTGTCTTGACCCGCTCCAGAAGCTTTTCGAGACTCATGTCTGCCGCCTGCAGCCCGCCATCCAGAGGAACTGCGGAGAACTTCAGCGCGTTCGTTCGCTGTCGCCAGGGCAGAGCTGGACGCCACCCCTGGGGCTCTTCCAGATGAATGAACTCGGCCAGTGTCTCGCTCACATAAAAGTGCTGTTGAGCCGGATCATGAGCATCGAGCCACCACTGTTTTTCGTCAGCGTCGGTAAAGGGCGAGGTATCGCCGGTGGTCAGGCGCCGGGCGTAGTGGACCTTGACGCAGTGAGTGACGCAGCCAAAGGCGTCGTGCTGCAGATTGAAGGTATGCACGACTTGCGGGTCGTCGGTGAAACCATCGTACTGATATGACACGGCTTCGCACGCCAGCGGCAGCAGCCTGGCGTGCCGCTGGGGATGCACGGCAGGTTGCAGGACTCGAACGGCGTAGCGGTACTGCTCGACGCGATAGAGTGTCGTGGGGTTGGATTGTGAGTCTGCCCCGAACAGTTCCGTGCGCAACAGACGCCCGCCGAGGGCGCGTGCGAGTTCAGTTTCGCTGCAGGCATTCGCTGCCTCAACGGGTTTGTCGCCGTCCTCGGGGGTATGGCGGATGACTAGCGTCTTGCCGGGTGTCAGGGCATTTTTGTCAGAGCGATCGTACCCGCGATGGGAGGGGATTACCGATTGCCCGGTATGAAACCATTTCTTCAGTAGACAAGGTGCTGTACCGGAGGTCGAATCGGCGTGTTCACCGATTTCCCGATCAGTCTGCACCAGCAGGCCGAAGCCTCGGAACTGACGCTCGATGCCGTCATAGTAGCCCTGCCGATAGCGGAAGCACTGCGTCAGCCGATTGCCGCTGACCTCGTCCAGACGTATCTGCTGCGAAACCAGATGCATGGCAAAGGGCACGTGGCAGACGGGCGTTTGTTCCTCGTCGGGCAGTTGTTCCTTTTCGTCCAGCCATTCTTGTGCCGAGCTGCGATACAGAACCTGTTCGGCAAGCCCCATGTTGTTGTTCGTGCTCGTCAACAAATAAGGTTTCTGCGCGACAAAGTCATAGCGCCAATGCCGGGTTTGACCCTGAGTGACGCTGAAAATCAGGCTCGAACAACCGATACCTTGCAAGTCGGCCACGCTGACCTGGCAGCGACTGTCGTAACGGGTGCCTTGCGGCCAGGGCACCGATACCGGGGGAGCAAAACCGGTGCCGCCACGATTCATGAATATCTGGAGCTGATCTTCCCGCAGATACACCACGTCGACGGCGCCAGAACCATCAAGATCCGCCAGACGCAGCCGCGACGCGTCGAACGTTTCAGCATTCAGGTTCAGGTTGCCCAGTACGATCCCTTTGCCGAAACGCCCACGGCTCAGGTTTGGCCAGCACTTCACCTCGTTGGGGCGAATGCGTAACAGGTGTTGTTGACCACTGCCGAGCACATCGCTGAATGCCACCAGTTCTGACAATGAGGTGCTGATCACTGGCAATTCGTCATCGTCGTCGTCGCGGAGCACGTCCAGCGGCGGAGCAAAACCTTGCGCTCGTCGATTGGCATACAGACGCACGCTGCGGTGGCCGATCAGGGCGAAGTCATTCGGGCCGTTGCCCATCACATCGGCCAGTTGCCCCTGAGGGCTTGAAAACTCTAAGGGAAACGCATCAAACGGGACGAACCCTGACCAGTCGCGACCCGGTTGCAGCGACATGAAACCCGCAAGCCCGTGCTCTACGATCAGCCAGTCCAGTCGACCGTCACCTGTCAGGTCGCACAGGGACATTCGCCCGCGTTCTGCATTGTGGCGGTCGGGTAATCGCGGCAGAGAATGCCACTGAGCGTAAGCCACTTCATCGCTTGTACCCTTGACCCGACAAGGCTCGCGGTAGTGCCAGTCCTCCTCGGCGCAATAGAGGATGCCAGGCATTCCCTCGCCATACAGGTCAAGCAGTTGATAGTGCTGCCCGTCGTTGAGCCCGTGCATATGAGCAAACGGTTGCCAGGCTTGCGCCGGATCAGGACATTTGAATTCGCTGTAGCCGAATTCGACCGGTGGGCGGCTGTCGATCCTGGCGGATTCGTCGAAGGCCTGGTCGTGGGCGGCGCTGAGTTGCTGGTAGCCGAGCGGCGATTGGCGATACTCCAGCAACAGGCGCCTGACCAGCATCGGATCAGTGCCGGTTTCTTCGGGAAAATGGTGATACATCAATACCTGTCGGCACAGGTGTCGGGTGTCTGACTGGAAGCCAAAGGCAAAACTTGAAAACGTGTCGCTACGTTCCGGCCAGGCCTTTTGCACAGGAACGGGTTTCTCGGTCAGACGGGTACTCAAGACGCCGTAATCGAACAGCAACTCGAAATGCCACTGCACATCAGCGGTGCCTGAGGTTGCCCATGCATATAAGTTCGCCTGAGCCTCGAAGTTGCCGTAGTGGATACGCCGCAAATAGCACTGGCCATGCCGGGTCTCGTACTGATAGCGAATGTGCTCGCCGTGGGCATTCATGCTTTCTTCCAGCAACCACTCGCCGACCCGTTCTGGCTGTTGCGGGTCTGACCGTCGGGCGTCGGCACTTTTTCCATACAGGTGAAGGCTGCCGTCGGCACCGTGGACCAGCCAGAATCCAGGCGTGTCCTGATTTGAACTCCAGTGCTCGATTCGATCGAACGTGCTTTCCACGCGCGGGAAGTGGCGCACGACGCTATAGGTGTTTGCGAGCTGAAGATCCTTGTAGGCATCGACAGTTTGGCGAATCACGTTCCCTTTGGTATCGCGTTCGGGCATCCAGAGATCGTCGCCCGGCCCGGCGATTTCATCGTCGGGTTCATAGGCCGGTACGCCGTTGCTGGTACGACGAGCGACGGTAGGCAATGAAATGCCCCAGCCAATGCCGAAGACGCCGTTGCCGGCATTGCTTGCATAATTCAGGGAGAGGGCGGGAGAGAAACCGCGACCAGGAGAAATCGGCAAGGCAATCTCATAGCCAGCCGTACCGTGAGTACCGAGCTCTGCGAGACCCTTGCCGATACTTTGAATGGCACCGCCCCCCTTGGGCAGCGACGGGGCGGAAAAGGCCATTGGCTTTTGCGTGGTCTTCATGCCGCACCTGCCCGAGCGGTGTAGCAGAGGTGCACGATGATGTCGTTCAGCGAAGTCAGCAGTTGCTGCTGGGCCTGCGGGTTCGGGAAGGTCAGACGCCATGTGGAAATCGCGCCGGTGTATTCGAAAGGCAGATAACGTTCATCGTTGAAGTTCAACGTGAACATGCCGCTGTCATCGACACCGCCGGACAACGCAATCTGCTGATTGGCACGCCGGCCCTCGATGATCTGCGGCGTCATGGTTGTGTCCAGATGTACCTGGCTTGAGGTCTGGGTCAGCGTCGCGCGAACGTTCTCATAGGGGCCGAGCACTGCCGGCAAGGAGATACTGAGGGTCTTGATGCGGCGCAAATAATGATTCTGGCCCTTGTAGTCGCTGTCAAACATGGCTTGCGTCAGTTCGAAATCACACACTCCCGATTTCAGGCTCTTCGCAATCTCGTCCCACACCTTGTTCGTTGTACTGTTGCTGTCCTGTTGCTTGAGCGTACGCAACGACAGGGTCTTGCGAATTTCCAGGTCGCGCTGATGACGCTGCACGTAGGCGGACTGCATGTGCAGCAGGCTCACTTTCAACTGTTCTCCAGCGCCAAAGCCGCGGCAGGATGCGTTCCAGACACCACGCTGGAAAAAACCAGTATCGAAGTCGGCGGTTTCGTAACGCCAACAGGCTTCCGTTTCCTGGCACAGCGCAAGTGTCGCGTCGAAGGCCTGGAAGAACATCGCGCTGAACTGGCTGTTCAGCCATTGGTACATTTGCGCGTTGCTGAAGCGCTTGCCGAGAAACTCGTGTACCGCGCGGGCCTGACTCAGGGTCGTTTCCGCCTGACGCAATTGCAGACGGGTGCCGGTTTCGACTTCACCCAGATATTGCAGTTGTTTGTCGATCTGGGAAATTTCCAGTTCTGCTTGTTCACGAGCCAGCAGCCACTCTTCCCGGCGGCGCTGGAACTGGGCGGATCGATCCCGTTGACCGGCCTGTGTCCGTGCATTCGAGGCGCCGGCCTGCATGAGCGCGCTGGCGGCGTGTGCCGTCCCTTCAAAACGACAGCCGCCAAAGCTTGTACCGGCGATGTTGGGCAGCAACATGATGCCCCCTGCAACAGCTTGAGAGGCCGAGGCCAGTTCTTCGAAGGTGCCACTTTGCAGATACAGTTCACCGGCGGCGGATTCGTGCGCGTTGACGTTTTGCTCGAGCAACTGGCGGTAATGCTCCAGGCGTTTCTGCACGATGGCTTTGCTGGCCAGCAACGCTTCTCTGTTCGCCCGGTCGGCCTGTAGTGTCTGGTTGTGCAGATCAACAGCCGTACCTGCCAGACGCCACAACTGCTCTTGCTGCATTTCCTGCAATTGGGCCTGCTCCCTGCGTTCAATCAATGAGAGCAACATGGCTCCGGACTGAATGACGGTCTCCACGGCGTTCAACGCCTGGCCATACATGGCACTGAAGCGATAGTGGGGGATCTGCACCGCTTGCC
Coding sequences within it:
- a CDS encoding SpvB/TcaC N-terminal domain-containing protein, which encodes MKTTQKPMAFSAPSLPKGGGAIQSIGKGLAELGTHGTAGYEIALPISPGRGFSPALSLNYASNAGNGVFGIGWGISLPTVARRTSNGVPAYEPDDEIAGPGDDLWMPERDTKGNVIRQTVDAYKDLQLANTYSVVRHFPRVESTFDRIEHWSSNQDTPGFWLVHGADGSLHLYGKSADARRSDPQQPERVGEWLLEESMNAHGEHIRYQYETRHGQCYLRRIHYGNFEAQANLYAWATSGTADVQWHFELLFDYGVLSTRLTEKPVPVQKAWPERSDTFSSFAFGFQSDTRHLCRQVLMYHHFPEETGTDPMLVRRLLLEYRQSPLGYQQLSAAHDQAFDESARIDSRPPVEFGYSEFKCPDPAQAWQPFAHMHGLNDGQHYQLLDLYGEGMPGILYCAEEDWHYREPCRVKGTSDEVAYAQWHSLPRLPDRHNAERGRMSLCDLTGDGRLDWLIVEHGLAGFMSLQPGRDWSGFVPFDAFPLEFSSPQGQLADVMGNGPNDFALIGHRSVRLYANRRAQGFAPPLDVLRDDDDDELPVISTSLSELVAFSDVLGSGQQHLLRIRPNEVKCWPNLSRGRFGKGIVLGNLNLNAETFDASRLRLADLDGSGAVDVVYLREDQLQIFMNRGGTGFAPPVSVPWPQGTRYDSRCQVSVADLQGIGCSSLIFSVTQGQTRHWRYDFVAQKPYLLTSTNNNMGLAEQVLYRSSAQEWLDEKEQLPDEEQTPVCHVPFAMHLVSQQIRLDEVSGNRLTQCFRYRQGYYDGIERQFRGFGLLVQTDREIGEHADSTSGTAPCLLKKWFHTGQSVIPSHRGYDRSDKNALTPGKTLVIRHTPEDGDKPVEAANACSETELARALGGRLLRTELFGADSQSNPTTLYRVEQYRYAVRVLQPAVHPQRHARLLPLACEAVSYQYDGFTDDPQVVHTFNLQHDAFGCVTHCVKVHYARRLTTGDTSPFTDADEKQWWLDAHDPAQQHFYVSETLAEFIHLEEPQGWRPALPWRQRTNALKFSAVPLDGGLQAADMSLEKLLERVKTDAWVNGRALTSMTAQRYRDSKTGAVLADGVAHFEALVDHLESAELDEDALGAFDVLVEKDRPGKTMLEASGYHRMAFFLPSSASGSTVWSVKSGFQTYSGLAGFYRAITQQTHKSVGVTEITYDAYWCLPTQFKLPDGCSTHVTYNYRTFQPRQITDPNGNIEEGIFDGFGQMLVRSFYRKKDQTLIGFKPVAEYRQPVSSDPASVIENPQEALQGMASAMFYAPCGWMGRLSAEARADKAWFKRCVTRQDVLPDGHVRAATRSRLTTAQSRNADEEKLYRELLISTRTPVRILCLSADRFADDDAARQIRMNLTDLDGSGRTLQRVQKVEPGPAYVIDEQGRPSLEGGKTKEAFAPQRWKVSGRVEYNNKGLPVRTCRAFFADRHHGLDHTFAGTPDTCDEHHYDALNRLTQVRLANSNGEVWLHRTTRHPWYTVEEDANDTFDEMSATPAGSTGDAA
- a CDS encoding RHS repeat domain-containing protein is translated as MSKGIHARTPTVNAIDSRGLSVRHIDYYRCKAEERAQARITSSHHDTAARCSQQWDAGQTSTSMPPGLTSIKSFSGQVLRLHSADAGWRLSFPGEAGQLLEQWDSLGGHWKTAFDHELRPVSITQASPQQPARVIERLSYGDNSPACAALNQCGELIRHDDDAGTLLIDEYTFGSQPIRQTRHFLCSETPVDWPLEQAQRNLLHEAGPGYQTHWRYDADGAVIRQTDAGHHQHCFAFDVAGQLKSVSLKLNASLEEITLAKAFVYNAAGQLESQTSGNGVISNATFDPANGRLRSLTATASGTTLQDLHYQYDAVGNVMQIEDKAQSARFGNNQKVEAISRFTYDSLSRLTRASGREAASHLAPLQLATSPAIPIDASQLFNYTRHYDYDSRGNLIKLQHVREGHQYTRTLSIAGDSNRMLSWNQGDNRPDAAATFDANGNLQNLQPGKSLQWNPRNQLSSVVLVQREDGRNDHERYHYDSSGQRVRKIHTTYTSSVTHNREVRYLPGIEINSSTGQRLETINIQTGRGTVRCLHWREGQPAGIETDQLRYNLEDHLGSSTLELDNQALLISQEEYFPFGGTAWSANRSAVQARYRTLRYCGKERDASGLYYYGARYYAPWLQRWISPDPAGAIDGLNLYVMVGNNPLRYTDRHGNQKEESSLRQELATYPSILSEVNKRVGTLNYQLYNSTRKRDIIKRLFQRYAYNAGRHILALGAGLLALPTGPGGAVIATVATSLSIDAAAGKAEATRHLTVALYPQTRRLDPEEIKHEGQTAFYNVTAKLQYAKDVTLNPRSETGQKNLSVMATGFLLTKVLEVKGAWIPNFEASTQATKALDGLPGQKIERMNNALARLDDFLEQDSHAINAAFDALGVDEFYPEGLKGRLGQATDRAADAVGVDSSNLISRTSLQRDIAVSRATIQRGRELLFRHNERNKSQGRFFV
- a CDS encoding DUF1329 domain-containing protein; this translates as MFYSSRFSKTMLALVLGLTAGSALAAITPQQAEQLKTTLTPMGAERAGNAAGSIPAWTGGITQAPAGYKPGQHHPDPYAADKPLFTITKANLEQYKAHLSPGQIALFNSYPDTFQMPVYPSRRSGSAPQWLYDNTLKNATSAKLLEGGSGFADAYGGVPFPVPKDGVEVLWNHITRYRGIYVVRRASEAPVQRNGSFALVTSQQEALFNFYRLGGQYADLKNILFYYLAFVKSPARLAGGAALVHEMLDQLKDPRQAWVYDAGQRRVRRAPNLAYDTPIASSDGLRTADDTDLFNGSPDRYDWTLKGKQEIYIPYNNYKVGSPDVKYAQLLTPGHLNPQFTRYELHRVWVVEGNLKPGARHIYSKRVLFLDEDSWGAALVDQYDGRGELWRVSMAYLKNFYDLPTTWSALDVFHDLQARRYYVQNLDNEEASTVDFSQPVPEDAYFMPSALRQRGTR
- a CDS encoding DUF1302 domain-containing protein; amino-acid sequence: MKARFRLSGVALPGVGLAGLLQLCAVDGVQAKEFSVLDNQVTGSIDTTLSYGRLWRVQGRDKNNDDVNTNDGNRNFDTGLVSEVYKITSELEANYQNYGMFLRGTAFYDTQLMDKRNDYYRNNNPSQPSQSYPQDDRFTRQTRDIAGSRIEMLDAYVYGNWDVAQMPVTARLGRQVFNWGEGIFYRGGINTTNPVDAAKYRLPGAEVKEVLMPVEAVSFNIGLTDSLTMESFYQTNWKETRIDPVGTFYSQTDLFADGGNTGYNNFSGTALDTPVPGFGNVIGLYSALGNNPLLGPALKSTGLYANGVTPAYGNTLKVASIGKDYNARNDGQFGFAFRYIAEELNSTEFGLYMVNYHAKEPTIAADLGGYKGIDMNALTNMLSSVAGSQAGALANGLATADVMGNIQAHRRYAEDIRMYGFSFNTTLGQASVFGEIAYRPNLPIGVAATNDLIGDLANGAATAVTGKAINVGGQMVTLDSEINNAERVEAFNTSLGSIYNFGPTLSFDSMFGIFELASEHLRGSSLQYTAYDGSTRYYAGTGNTSYVSGGDRDDQVNRNSYSYTVMFNGTWNDVYAGVNVSPYVVYKDDFKGNSYQAGNTIEGRKAYTLGIKANYQNKLEAEVQYTNFWGGGQNNGIRDRDNVGFNLKYFL